One Arachis duranensis cultivar V14167 unplaced genomic scaffold, aradu.V14167.gnm2.J7QH unplaced_Scaffold_232525, whole genome shotgun sequence DNA segment encodes these proteins:
- the LOC127744111 gene encoding uncharacterized protein LOC127744111: MWNCMRNSKVSAEDTDENEPVKRRSASDGDRTSGTRRIRLVVNKEELRRMARENDAQQYASLAQLLKDMKMREKRMSEVEEEHDGSMNSWRPALESIPRGIILVL, translated from the coding sequence ATGTGGAACTGCATGAGAAACAGCAAAGTATCAGCAGAAGATACTGATGAGAATGAGCCGGTAAAGAGACGCTCTGCCTCTGATGGTGATCGTACAAGTGGAACTAGGAGGATTAGGTTGGTGGTGAACAAGGAAGAGTTGAGAAGGATGGCGAGGGAGAACGATGCTCAGCAATATGCTTCTTTGGCGCAATTACTGAAAGATATGAAgatgagagaaaagagaatgAGTGAGGTTGAAGAAGAACATGATGGAAGCATGAATTCTTGGAGGCCAGCTTTAGAAAGCATTCCAAGAGGTATAATTTTGGTGTTATGA